A stretch of the Nitratireductor thuwali genome encodes the following:
- a CDS encoding FAD-dependent oxidoreductase, giving the protein MTVTSTDVLIVGAGPAGLATAIGLAQRGVDFLIVDALPEAQNTSRAAVIHSATLESLRELGVADLLIEQGIKVPNFRIRDRDSVLLHVDFAGLPSPTPYALMIPQDESERILIDRLSAQGHAIQRPVRLTGFEAINDGVRAKCATGSGEKVIEARYVVGADGEKSSVRGQAGIAFPGDSYGSFLLADVRMEWPIAKDEVTLFFSEAGTLVVAPMSRDRYRVVAQLPGAPSVPTIADVQKVIDSRGPRSGPRVGEVLWGSRFQVHHKLAERLRKGPVLLVGDAAHVHSPAGGQGMNLGLRDAAVLSEALAEALRAGSSSALDAYATERRAAAAEVLEMTDRLTRVATMANPTARWARNRLIATAASLPQVRRYAARTLAGFN; this is encoded by the coding sequence ATGACTGTCACCTCCACGGACGTCCTCATCGTCGGCGCCGGTCCGGCGGGACTGGCCACGGCCATCGGGCTTGCGCAGCGCGGCGTCGATTTCCTGATCGTCGACGCCCTGCCGGAGGCGCAGAACACCTCCCGCGCAGCTGTAATCCATTCTGCGACGCTGGAGAGCCTGAGAGAACTCGGAGTCGCGGATCTGCTCATCGAGCAGGGCATCAAGGTACCGAACTTCAGGATCCGCGATCGGGACTCAGTTCTGCTCCATGTTGATTTCGCGGGACTTCCATCTCCCACCCCCTATGCACTCATGATTCCACAGGATGAGAGCGAGCGGATCCTGATCGATCGTTTGTCCGCACAGGGTCATGCGATCCAAAGACCTGTGCGACTCACGGGTTTCGAAGCTATCAACGACGGCGTACGGGCCAAGTGCGCGACCGGATCCGGCGAGAAGGTGATCGAAGCACGCTACGTCGTGGGGGCCGATGGCGAGAAGAGCAGCGTGCGTGGCCAGGCCGGCATAGCGTTTCCGGGGGACTCCTACGGCTCCTTCCTGCTGGCCGACGTCAGGATGGAGTGGCCGATCGCCAAGGACGAGGTGACCTTGTTCTTCTCGGAAGCGGGAACACTCGTCGTCGCGCCTATGTCGCGGGATCGTTACCGCGTCGTCGCGCAGCTGCCCGGCGCGCCCTCCGTGCCGACCATCGCAGATGTCCAGAAGGTGATCGATTCCCGCGGGCCGCGATCTGGTCCGCGCGTGGGCGAAGTTCTCTGGGGCTCCCGCTTCCAGGTTCACCACAAGCTTGCCGAGCGGCTTCGCAAGGGACCGGTGCTGCTCGTCGGCGACGCAGCTCATGTCCACAGTCCGGCTGGCGGTCAGGGGATGAATCTGGGGCTCCGCGATGCGGCGGTTTTGAGCGAGGCCCTGGCCGAGGCTCTGCGCGCCGGATCCAGCTCTGCACTCGACGCCTACGCAACGGAGCGGCGAGCGGCCGCGGCCGAGGTCCTGGAGATGACCGACCGCCTCACCCGCGTCGCCACCATGGCCAATCCCACGGCGAGATGGGCCCGCAACAGGCTGATCGCGACGGCAGCTTCGCTTCCCCAGGTTCGCCGCTATGCGGCGAGGACACTGGCCGGGTTCAACTGA
- a CDS encoding TetR family transcriptional regulator, with amino-acid sequence MAARKAFSIHGFERTTVREIAADAGVNPALINRYFGGKEQLLAEAVSIDLALPDLSQADRSELGKTLVAHFFQRWEGRQDGDLLRVLIRTAATNQDAASRIRTILADQVGTMVARVAGPERARERACLIATQILGLAYARYVLGLSSDDLPHATALVMIGGTLQRYLVEELP; translated from the coding sequence ATGGCCGCACGTAAAGCGTTCTCGATCCACGGCTTCGAGCGCACGACGGTCCGCGAGATAGCGGCCGACGCCGGTGTGAATCCGGCGCTGATCAACCGCTACTTCGGTGGTAAGGAGCAGTTGTTAGCTGAAGCCGTGTCGATCGACCTCGCGCTGCCGGACCTGTCGCAGGCGGATAGAAGCGAACTCGGAAAGACCCTTGTGGCCCATTTCTTTCAGCGCTGGGAGGGGCGGCAGGATGGCGATCTTCTGAGGGTTCTGATACGGACCGCGGCGACGAACCAGGACGCTGCCAGCCGCATCCGTACCATATTGGCGGACCAGGTCGGCACCATGGTTGCACGCGTGGCAGGCCCAGAACGCGCTCGCGAACGCGCCTGTCTGATCGCAACGCAGATTCTCGGCCTCGCCTATGCACGCTATGTCCTCGGCCTTTCGAGCGATGATCTGCCGCACGCCACAGCTCTGGTCATGATCGGCGGCACGCTCCAGCGCTACCTCGTCGAAGAACTGCCGTAG
- a CDS encoding transposase: MNSLSKLAVIRRQVPSRWATEGNGLDPSLMAIDPKHGEEPNRPTSLRTLAVNTQTLEFTDVADYGFCNVDGAERRQVMTLATDEFIRRFLLHVLPRGFHRIRHYGLLAGSARKASLALARELLNVAAPPDDDNPAEPEDFRPPCACCGGRMVVIEVFERWRQPRGPPDTSATNRENAP, from the coding sequence ATGAACAGCCTGTCAAAGTTGGCGGTGATTAGACGGCAGGTGCCATCCCGCTGGGCGACCGAAGGAAACGGCCTCGATCCCTCGTTGATGGCCATAGACCCAAAACACGGTGAAGAACCAAATCGCCCAACGAGTTTGAGAACGCTAGCGGTCAATACTCAAACGCTCGAATTTACTGATGTTGCGGACTATGGGTTTTGTAACGTCGACGGTGCGGAGCGGCGGCAAGTGATGACGCTCGCCACCGACGAGTTCATCCGCCGCTTCCTGCTGCATGTCCTGCCGCGCGGCTTCCATCGCATCAGGCACTACGGCCTGCTCGCCGGCTCCGCCCGCAAGGCCAGCCTCGCGCTGGCGCGCGAACTGCTGAACGTCGCCGCGCCGCCCGATGACGACAACCCTGCCGAGCCGGAGGACTTCCGGCCGCCATGCGCCTGCTGTGGCGGACGCATGGTCGTCATCGAGGTATTCGAACGATGGAGGCAGCCGCGCGGACCGCCGGACACATCGGCGACGAACCGGGAAAACGCTCCATGA
- a CDS encoding efflux RND transporter permease subunit gives MFLTRISVGYPVFATMMMVALVVFGLFSYQRLGVDQYPDVDVPVVVVMTTYPGATPETVETEVSRPVEEALNTISGIDRVTSSSYEGRSLVVAEFKLEVPAAAAAQDVRDSVAPLEASFPSGVDKPLVQRFNPSDQPIISIALSSPTVGLPELTTIAERQVVKELSTISGVGEAMLVGGQSRQVDIRIDETRLRAIGVGVDEVVSALRSGNQNLPAGNLVTALSDRTIQVQGRISEPADFLDMIVARRGGGPVYLRDVATIVEGAADATSRAIYNGETALAVNVVKVQDANTVEVADGVKARIAALEAELAPQDVQLRVVSDSSIAIEESVEQVQSTLIEGAALAVAIVFLFLNSWRSTVITALTLPISMIGTLAVISFLGFTLNTMSLLALTLSIGILIDDAIVVRENITRHLHMGKSHIRAALDGTGEIGLAVMATTATIVAVFLPVAFMEGIVGRFFYEFGVTVSAAVLISLFVSFTLDPMLSSVWYDPDAQPNARRGLAGRLVAQFDRGFEKLGGVYRHVISWTLRHRLITLITTIGIFVGSVFMVPLVGVEFVPPADQGRMQVNITAPVGSSLDYTTAKLSQVERALKEFPEVESIYSTINTGTGAGKHKATVLAELVPHEERQRTPVTLAQPVRERLSAIAGIDIAVVQEGLGGGQSPIQISVMGDDRAVLERIAKELAAEMRQVPGTVDVTTTAEEPSTVLSVRLKQEAASDLGINIQQLGTMLNALVGGEEVTSWTDSTGKTYDVVVRLPQEQRADAAALGELMIATGRTDERGAPTMVRLDQVADFDTATTASEIQRLDLTRQVKVSADVYGRTLGEVTTDLQALIAGKDLPAGYRIQFGGQSEDMQETMGHMATALAMAVIFIYIVLASQFGSFAQPIAIMTALPLSLIGVVLGLLVAGSTVNMFSLIGFIMLMGLVTKNGILLVDFANQERKRGLPLSEALINAGAIRFRPIIMTTLAMIFGMLPLALAVGGGGAQRAPMAHAVIGGLISSTILTLVIVPVILSYIDSITQRLARFLPKAPDEQHAAGSV, from the coding sequence ATGTTTCTTACGCGCATTTCCGTAGGCTATCCCGTCTTCGCTACCATGATGATGGTGGCGCTGGTGGTGTTCGGTCTTTTCTCCTACCAGCGGCTCGGAGTCGACCAATATCCCGATGTCGACGTGCCGGTGGTCGTCGTGATGACGACTTATCCCGGCGCCACGCCTGAGACGGTGGAGACGGAAGTGTCGCGACCGGTCGAGGAGGCGTTGAACACCATCAGCGGCATCGACCGGGTGACGTCCAGCTCTTATGAAGGCCGGTCGCTTGTCGTTGCCGAGTTCAAGCTCGAAGTGCCGGCCGCCGCAGCCGCCCAGGACGTGCGCGACAGCGTCGCTCCTTTGGAAGCCTCGTTTCCCAGCGGCGTCGATAAGCCTCTCGTCCAGCGCTTCAACCCGTCCGATCAGCCGATTATCTCGATCGCCCTGAGTTCGCCGACCGTAGGCCTGCCGGAGCTGACGACGATTGCCGAGAGGCAGGTCGTGAAGGAGCTCAGCACGATCTCCGGCGTCGGCGAGGCCATGCTCGTCGGCGGGCAGAGCCGGCAGGTGGATATCCGGATCGACGAGACCAGGTTGCGCGCCATCGGCGTCGGCGTGGACGAGGTTGTCAGCGCCCTGCGCAGCGGCAACCAGAACCTGCCTGCCGGCAATCTGGTCACCGCGCTTTCGGACAGGACCATCCAGGTCCAGGGCCGGATTTCCGAGCCCGCAGATTTTCTCGACATGATCGTCGCCCGCCGAGGCGGAGGCCCGGTTTATTTGCGCGATGTCGCGACCATCGTCGAAGGTGCTGCCGACGCGACCAGCCGCGCGATCTACAATGGCGAGACGGCGCTGGCGGTCAATGTGGTCAAGGTGCAGGACGCCAACACGGTAGAGGTCGCAGACGGCGTCAAGGCGCGCATCGCGGCACTTGAGGCGGAGCTGGCACCGCAGGACGTGCAGCTGCGCGTGGTCAGCGATTCATCCATCGCCATCGAGGAGTCGGTTGAGCAGGTGCAGTCCACCCTGATCGAAGGCGCGGCGCTGGCCGTCGCCATCGTCTTCCTGTTCCTTAATTCCTGGCGCAGCACCGTGATCACTGCGCTGACGCTGCCGATCTCGATGATCGGCACGCTCGCCGTCATCAGCTTCCTCGGCTTCACGCTCAACACGATGAGCCTGCTCGCGCTCACGCTCTCCATCGGCATCCTCATCGACGACGCCATCGTCGTGCGCGAGAACATCACGCGCCACCTGCACATGGGCAAGTCGCACATCCGGGCGGCCCTCGACGGCACCGGCGAGATCGGTCTCGCCGTGATGGCAACCACGGCCACCATCGTAGCGGTCTTCCTGCCGGTCGCCTTCATGGAAGGCATCGTCGGCCGCTTCTTCTACGAGTTCGGAGTCACGGTCTCGGCGGCGGTACTCATCTCGCTCTTCGTCAGCTTCACGCTCGATCCGATGCTCTCCAGCGTCTGGTACGATCCAGACGCGCAGCCGAATGCCAGGAGGGGCCTGGCCGGCCGCCTTGTCGCGCAGTTCGACCGTGGCTTCGAGAAGCTAGGCGGCGTTTATCGCCATGTGATTTCCTGGACCCTTCGGCACCGCCTGATTACCCTGATCACAACAATCGGGATTTTCGTCGGAAGCGTGTTCATGGTCCCGCTCGTCGGCGTGGAGTTCGTTCCGCCGGCGGATCAGGGACGCATGCAGGTCAATATCACCGCCCCGGTTGGCTCGTCGCTCGATTATACTACGGCCAAACTCAGCCAGGTCGAGCGTGCGCTGAAGGAGTTTCCGGAGGTCGAATCCATCTATTCCACAATCAATACCGGCACGGGTGCGGGCAAGCACAAGGCGACCGTCCTGGCCGAGCTCGTGCCGCATGAGGAGCGGCAGCGCACTCCGGTCACATTGGCCCAACCCGTCCGCGAAAGGCTGTCGGCGATTGCAGGCATCGACATCGCAGTGGTGCAGGAAGGCCTCGGCGGCGGCCAGAGCCCCATCCAGATCAGCGTGATGGGCGATGACCGGGCCGTGCTGGAGCGCATTGCCAAGGAACTCGCCGCGGAGATGCGCCAGGTGCCCGGCACCGTCGATGTCACGACGACGGCCGAAGAACCGAGCACGGTGCTTTCCGTGCGGCTAAAACAGGAGGCGGCAAGCGATCTCGGCATCAATATCCAGCAGCTGGGCACGATGCTCAATGCGCTGGTCGGCGGTGAGGAGGTGACGAGCTGGACGGACAGCACCGGCAAGACCTACGACGTGGTCGTGCGCCTGCCGCAGGAGCAACGCGCCGACGCCGCCGCCCTCGGCGAACTGATGATCGCGACCGGCCGCACCGACGAGCGCGGTGCGCCGACCATGGTCCGTCTCGATCAGGTTGCCGATTTCGATACGGCGACGACGGCGTCCGAGATCCAGCGCCTCGATCTGACGCGCCAGGTCAAGGTGAGCGCCGATGTCTACGGCCGGACGCTGGGCGAGGTGACCACGGACCTTCAGGCGCTCATCGCCGGGAAGGACCTGCCTGCCGGGTACCGCATCCAGTTCGGCGGCCAGTCGGAGGACATGCAGGAGACGATGGGGCACATGGCGACCGCGCTCGCCATGGCGGTTATCTTCATCTATATCGTGCTCGCCTCGCAGTTCGGGAGCTTTGCACAGCCCATCGCCATCATGACGGCCCTGCCGTTGTCGCTCATCGGCGTGGTTCTCGGGCTGCTCGTCGCCGGCAGCACGGTCAACATGTTCTCACTGATCGGCTTCATCATGCTGATGGGCCTCGTCACCAAGAACGGCATCCTGCTGGTGGACTTCGCCAATCAGGAGCGCAAGCGCGGCTTGCCGCTCAGCGAGGCCCTGATCAACGCCGGCGCCATCCGCTTCCGGCCGATCATCATGACGACGCTCGCCATGATCTTCGGCATGCTTCCCCTCGCGCTTGCCGTGGGCGGCGGCGGCGCACAGCGCGCGCCAATGGCCCATGCCGTCATCGGCGGCCTGATCAGTTCCACCATCCTCACGCTCGTCATCGTGCCGGTGATCCTGTCCTATATCGACAGCATTACCCAGCGCCTCGCCCGCTTCCTGCCCAAGGCGCCGGACGAGCAGCACGCAGCTGGTTCGGTTTGA
- a CDS encoding efflux RND transporter periplasmic adaptor subunit has translation MGPKWPKRLGIAAVLATAAVGTVIYGAGGRTPEPVEAGTLAPQYRELAQIEVATVEPRAMSERVRVSGELRPVNRAVVTAKVSGTVLEVNARPGQAIKSGDVLARLETEDLQSALVQQESNLEAARAQLTLAEQTLKKTKRLAERGYATTAALEKAQSDVAAARANVQGLSAQSETARTALRDAVLVAPFNGVVASRSIEPGETVAANTELMTVVDASVLEAEVLVSTRDITRLEVDQMAKLQVDGLEDTTILGTVDRINPVANAGTRFVPVFIRLENTEGRLWGGMFATGSILVRQEENVLAIPQAALRNDEEGQHVLKITNGKLVRQPVELGPIWSGGRFVEITSGIVAGDIIVSAPLPELQADMPVTISTAG, from the coding sequence ATGGGGCCAAAATGGCCGAAACGACTTGGAATAGCCGCCGTGCTTGCCACAGCGGCTGTCGGCACCGTCATTTACGGGGCAGGAGGGCGGACCCCTGAGCCGGTCGAGGCGGGAACTCTGGCGCCCCAGTATCGCGAACTCGCACAGATCGAAGTCGCCACGGTGGAGCCGCGCGCCATGAGCGAGCGGGTTCGCGTCAGCGGCGAGCTGCGCCCAGTGAACAGGGCGGTCGTCACGGCGAAAGTCTCGGGAACCGTGCTCGAGGTCAATGCGCGGCCGGGCCAGGCCATCAAGAGCGGTGACGTTCTCGCCCGCTTGGAGACGGAAGACCTCCAGTCGGCCCTGGTGCAGCAGGAGAGCAACCTTGAAGCCGCCCGAGCTCAGCTCACTCTTGCCGAGCAGACCCTTAAGAAGACGAAGCGCCTGGCCGAGCGTGGCTATGCCACCACGGCAGCGCTCGAGAAGGCGCAGAGCGACGTGGCCGCCGCCCGCGCCAATGTGCAGGGCCTTTCGGCCCAGTCCGAAACGGCGCGCACCGCGTTGCGCGACGCCGTGCTCGTGGCGCCTTTCAACGGCGTCGTCGCGAGCCGGTCGATCGAGCCCGGCGAGACCGTCGCCGCCAATACGGAGCTCATGACGGTGGTGGACGCCTCGGTGCTCGAAGCCGAAGTGCTGGTCTCGACGCGCGACATCACGCGTCTCGAGGTCGACCAGATGGCCAAGCTGCAGGTTGACGGGCTGGAGGATACCACCATCCTCGGCACGGTGGACCGCATCAACCCGGTCGCCAATGCAGGAACGCGCTTCGTCCCCGTGTTCATCCGGCTGGAGAATACCGAAGGCCGCCTTTGGGGCGGCATGTTCGCGACCGGCTCCATCCTTGTCCGCCAGGAGGAGAATGTGCTCGCCATCCCGCAAGCGGCACTGCGCAACGATGAGGAGGGTCAGCACGTGCTGAAGATCACGAACGGCAAGCTGGTCCGCCAACCGGTCGAGCTAGGCCCGATCTGGAGCGGCGGGCGCTTCGTAGAGATCACCAGCGGCATCGTGGCCGGAGACATCATTGTCAGCGCGCCCCTGCCGGAGCTTCAGGCCGACATGCCTGTCACCATTTCGACTGCCGGATAA
- a CDS encoding GbsR/MarR family transcriptional regulator produces the protein MPRIAGRLFGLLLIEGGPFSFGELADRLQVSRGSISTNARLLDDLGLIERVAKPGDRQDYYRIAPEGLVSLFRKQVAKLRWSGEYYRSTAEQLPDHMGHAKRRLTVAATCAHKAAEGLERGLAEAEAILEEQNVA, from the coding sequence ATGCCGCGCATTGCCGGTCGTCTGTTCGGGCTTCTGCTTATCGAGGGTGGTCCCTTCAGCTTCGGCGAATTGGCCGATCGTCTCCAGGTCAGCCGGGGCAGCATCAGCACAAATGCGCGCCTGCTCGACGATCTCGGATTGATCGAGCGGGTGGCAAAGCCGGGCGACCGGCAAGACTATTACCGCATCGCGCCGGAGGGGCTGGTCAGCCTCTTCCGCAAGCAAGTCGCGAAATTGAGGTGGTCCGGCGAGTATTACCGAAGCACCGCAGAACAGCTTCCCGATCACATGGGCCACGCCAAGCGTCGCCTGACTGTGGCCGCAACTTGTGCGCACAAGGCCGCTGAGGGCCTGGAGCGCGGCCTGGCCGAGGCTGAGGCAATACTGGAAGAGCAGAACGTAGCCTGA
- a CDS encoding 2-hydroxy-3-oxopropionate reductase, translating to MNIGFIGLGVMGQPMAEHLITADHSVHLYRVKERSRHLVELGGHAAGSPKAVAEAADIVILMVPDTPDVEAVLFGEQGVAQGLSAGKTVIDMSSISPVATRGFASRIAALDCAYLDAPVSGGEAGAKAASLSIMVGGGQKDFDRVLPILEVMGKNINLVGGVGDGQTAKVANQIIVALTIGAVSEGLLFASKAGADPAKVRAALMGGLASSKILEMHGQRMIDRTFEPGFRISLHQKDINNALKAARSLKMSLPSTALAQEIFNACAAQGHGELDHSALIRALESMAAHEIGA from the coding sequence ATGAATATCGGCTTTATCGGCCTGGGGGTCATGGGACAGCCTATGGCGGAGCATCTGATCACGGCAGACCACAGCGTTCATCTCTATCGCGTGAAGGAAAGGTCCCGTCATCTGGTAGAGTTGGGGGGGCACGCAGCGGGATCCCCTAAAGCGGTCGCCGAAGCGGCTGACATTGTCATCCTCATGGTGCCGGATACGCCGGATGTTGAGGCCGTGCTGTTTGGTGAGCAGGGCGTGGCCCAGGGCTTGAGCGCGGGCAAGACGGTGATCGACATGAGCTCCATCTCACCGGTGGCCACCCGGGGGTTCGCCAGCCGCATCGCCGCGCTGGATTGCGCCTATCTCGACGCCCCCGTCTCCGGCGGTGAGGCCGGTGCCAAGGCGGCGTCGCTTTCCATCATGGTCGGCGGAGGGCAGAAGGATTTCGACAGGGTGTTGCCGATTCTCGAAGTGATGGGCAAGAACATCAATCTCGTCGGCGGCGTCGGTGACGGGCAGACGGCAAAGGTTGCCAACCAGATCATCGTCGCATTGACCATCGGCGCGGTGTCGGAAGGCCTGCTCTTCGCATCGAAGGCGGGGGCCGACCCGGCAAAGGTGCGTGCGGCGCTGATGGGCGGTCTCGCCTCGTCGAAGATCCTGGAGATGCACGGCCAGCGCATGATCGACCGGACCTTCGAGCCGGGATTCCGCATTTCGCTGCATCAGAAGGATATCAACAACGCGCTCAAGGCCGCCCGCAGCCTCAAGATGTCGTTGCCCTCGACCGCGCTTGCCCAGGAGATCTTCAACGCCTGCGCGGCGCAGGGCCATGGCGAGCTGGATCATTCGGCGCTGATCCGGGCGCTTGAATCGATGGCGGCGCATGAGATCGGTGCCTGA
- a CDS encoding D-2-hydroxyacid dehydrogenase: MTDTAALVSSDLPFDGDQWARLEAALAPGRIIKVDTGDDVAVAAALEEAEVAILKGDLDERFVNAPRLRWVHCDHAGLTKSARPEVFEKGLIVTGSAGRSGPALAEHVMMFSLLLCSRYPDFYEAQKRHEWRRVPEMADLRALYGRTMGVIGMGHTGQALAVRAKAFNMRVLGYRRRNVPAPEGVDRMYCSDLGEGIDDLLEQSDIVALVINLSDATHHLIGAEQLARMKRSAVLINLSRGAVIDQDALIAALTEGSIAGAGLDVTTPEPLPADHPLWDTPNLLITPHFTAALPDRSERSLNMIIDNLHRYRAGQEMLNRISEEDLWSKG; this comes from the coding sequence ATGACAGACACGGCAGCCCTTGTTTCCAGCGACCTTCCCTTCGATGGCGATCAGTGGGCGCGTCTGGAGGCGGCCTTGGCGCCCGGCCGGATCATCAAGGTCGATACCGGTGATGATGTTGCGGTTGCAGCGGCCCTTGAGGAGGCGGAGGTCGCCATTCTGAAGGGGGACCTTGATGAGCGGTTCGTCAATGCGCCCCGGCTCAGATGGGTCCACTGCGACCATGCCGGGCTGACAAAGTCGGCCCGGCCGGAGGTTTTCGAGAAGGGTCTGATCGTCACCGGCTCCGCAGGGCGCTCCGGCCCGGCCCTGGCCGAACACGTGATGATGTTCTCGCTCCTGCTGTGCTCGCGCTACCCGGATTTCTACGAGGCACAAAAGCGGCACGAATGGCGGCGCGTTCCGGAGATGGCGGACTTGCGCGCGCTGTACGGACGCACCATGGGCGTCATCGGCATGGGCCACACCGGCCAGGCACTGGCCGTGCGGGCCAAGGCATTCAACATGAGGGTCCTGGGCTACCGGCGCCGCAATGTGCCGGCGCCCGAAGGCGTGGACCGGATGTATTGCAGCGATCTGGGCGAAGGGATCGACGATCTCCTGGAACAGTCCGACATCGTCGCTCTGGTGATAAATCTGTCTGATGCCACGCATCACCTGATCGGGGCCGAGCAACTGGCCCGGATGAAGCGCTCCGCCGTTCTCATTAACCTGTCGCGCGGTGCGGTGATCGATCAGGACGCGCTAATCGCGGCCTTGACGGAGGGCAGCATTGCGGGCGCGGGGCTCGACGTGACGACACCGGAGCCGCTGCCTGCGGATCATCCGTTGTGGGACACGCCCAACCTTCTCATCACACCGCATTTCACCGCTGCTCTGCCGGACCGCTCCGAGCGCTCGCTGAACATGATCATCGACAATTTGCACCGCTACCGTGCCGGGCAGGAGATGCTCAACCGGATCAGCGAAGAGGATCTGTGGTCGAAAGGCTGA
- a CDS encoding GntR family transcriptional regulator, which produces MDQIAKNSQATLKPRPKAKKVREPGYSRIAHLIREEIFGGRVKAGDRLKVSDIAKRYGTSTNPAREALQVLEGEGLVTIMPNRGASVREINEDMLQNVFDLKIILWAYIVKSFVESATPDEIAELRRHQEQCEEAVHKGDYAAYHKANVAFHDFIVDHHFNSEAVAIIRKHDRWLQALSKSDPLNLAQMRRSIAEHWRIVEAVENGETEEAARAIEEHLMNTQTAFQDRLRRKRLKKAD; this is translated from the coding sequence ATGGATCAAATAGCCAAGAATTCTCAGGCGACGTTGAAACCCCGGCCGAAAGCCAAGAAGGTTCGTGAGCCGGGCTACAGCCGCATCGCGCACCTGATCCGCGAAGAGATCTTCGGTGGGCGCGTGAAGGCCGGGGACCGGCTGAAGGTGTCCGACATCGCCAAGCGGTATGGAACCAGTACGAACCCCGCGCGGGAAGCGCTTCAGGTGCTCGAAGGCGAGGGCCTGGTCACGATCATGCCCAATCGCGGTGCCAGTGTGCGCGAGATCAACGAGGACATGCTTCAGAATGTCTTCGACCTGAAGATCATTCTTTGGGCCTATATCGTCAAATCCTTCGTCGAGTCTGCAACGCCCGACGAGATCGCCGAACTGCGGCGCCATCAGGAGCAGTGCGAAGAGGCGGTTCATAAGGGCGACTATGCCGCCTACCACAAAGCCAACGTCGCGTTTCATGATTTCATTGTGGACCATCATTTCAACAGCGAAGCCGTGGCGATCATCCGGAAACATGACAGATGGCTGCAGGCATTGTCGAAGTCCGATCCGCTGAACCTTGCCCAGATGCGCCGATCCATCGCGGAGCATTGGCGCATAGTCGAGGCGGTGGAAAACGGAGAAACGGAAGAGGCCGCGCGCGCCATCGAGGAGCACCTCATGAACACCCAGACGGCCTTTCAGGATCGTCTGCGCAGGAAGCGTCTCAAGAAGGCGGACTAG
- a CDS encoding ribonuclease activity regulator RraA produces MNESTREKLMHISVATIATALFKRGLRHQVIQGVHPIGWKGRNMVGPAFTLRYMPAREDRNNIEVFRNPEHLQRVAIETCPEGHVLVMDSRKQANAASAGDILVTRLMKRGGAGVVTDGGFRDAAAIAGLAIPAYHTRPSSPTNLTNNEAIAINEPVGCGDAPVFPGDIIVGDADCVIVVPAEIADDIADECIEMTAFEEFVAERVAEGATIIGLYPCTKEDNRAAYEAWLRAKDSSYFYHRIRQDER; encoded by the coding sequence ATGAATGAAAGCACCCGCGAAAAGCTCATGCACATATCCGTTGCGACGATTGCCACAGCCCTCTTCAAGCGTGGCCTGCGCCACCAGGTGATCCAGGGCGTTCACCCCATTGGGTGGAAGGGCCGCAATATGGTCGGCCCCGCCTTTACCCTGCGCTACATGCCCGCCCGCGAAGACCGCAACAACATCGAGGTCTTTCGCAATCCAGAGCACCTGCAGCGTGTTGCGATTGAGACCTGCCCGGAGGGCCATGTGCTCGTCATGGACAGCCGGAAGCAGGCGAATGCGGCGTCTGCCGGTGATATTCTCGTCACCCGGCTGATGAAACGTGGCGGGGCCGGCGTGGTGACCGATGGCGGTTTTCGCGACGCCGCGGCGATCGCAGGTCTTGCCATCCCGGCCTATCACACGCGTCCCTCGAGCCCGACGAACCTGACCAATAACGAGGCCATCGCCATCAACGAACCGGTCGGCTGCGGCGACGCGCCGGTCTTCCCCGGCGACATCATCGTCGGCGATGCGGACTGTGTCATCGTTGTTCCTGCGGAAATTGCCGACGACATCGCCGACGAATGCATCGAGATGACCGCCTTTGAGGAATTTGTGGCCGAGCGGGTGGCGGAGGGCGCCACGATCATTGGCCTCTACCCTTGCACCAAGGAGGACAATCGCGCGGCATATGAGGCGTGGCTTAGGGCCAAGGACAGTTCGTATTTCTACCACCGGATCAGGCAAGATGAGCGTTGA